Below is a window of Myroides profundi DNA.
ATCAGACGGCTTATTTTTTTATTTTAAGTTCACTTTTTGCCCTTGTACAGGGAAGATGAAGTTAACATTATAATCATTTTGAGTAGCTAATTCTTGTTTGATTGTGTTGATAGCTGTTCCACTAGGTTTAAGATGCGTGATAATGATATTTAAACCTTTTAAGTTTTCTTTACCTACATGATTTGCTAGATTCCCTAATTCCTCATTTAATAGTTTAGGAGTTAAGTGTCCGAATAACTTATCTTCTGGCTGACTATTTGGGAAAGATACTTCTAGTAAGATGGTTTTAAGGTTTTTATTGATAATTAATGGAGCGATATATTCCCAGATATAATTAAGCTTAGTAGTCTTTTCTACTCTATCTGCTCCTGTATCTCCGAAGTACAGTACATACTCATCGTTATTTCTTACTAATATAGCTGAGCTTAACTGTGGATTTACATGGCTAAGTTCAAATACTTCACCAGATAGAGAAGTGTTCTCTATATTAAATGACTGTGAAGGTTTTACTCTTGTATATTTGTATTTGCCTAGTATAGGTTTTTCTCCTTCATTACCGAAGTTAGCCCATGAAGCATTAGTGAAATAATTGTTCTTAAAGATATCAATCACAAAAGGTAGTCCATAGATAGGCTTAGAAGAATCCTCAGGAGAATTAATGATTAATCCTGATAGGTGATCTAGATGCCCATGTGAGATAAAGTATCCTTTTATATACTCACGCAGGACTGTACTATTATCTACACTGAATGTTTTTTCTTCGATAGCTTTATTGATACCACTGTGTATAGTACCTGCATCTAATGCTAAGTAACTATTAGTATTCTCTACCCCTATAAGGTAAGAGGATAAGTTACTTTCATCTCCACCACCATAGACACCTAAGGGTATGATTTCTAGATTTTGTGCTAGACAGAATGTACTTGATAGTAACAGTAAGCTAGATATTATTTTCTTCATTTTTTTAAATTTTACACAAATTTACTGTACTTATAAGGATTCATTGTTATCTGCCTTACAATATATTTTGTTAGATAGCATTCCGCATCCCGATCTAAAGGATAAGGGTGTCTAGTCTTTAATGACATTCATTACTCTAGTGACTTGATCAGATTTATGTAGAGTTAGCCGTACTATACTGTCCTCTAAAGCTATTAGATCATGAGGAATATTAGGATCTAATGCGATTAAGTGTCCTTCTTTTAGTTCATACGGTTTTCCTTCTACCCCAAAAGTGATAGTCCCTTTTACGATTTCTACAACGATAGGGAAGGAGGTCTTGTGTTCTTTCATCTCTTGACCTTTTTTGAACACGATTCTGATTTCTTTAGAGAAGTCGTTGTCCACTAGTATTTTGATAGCTGGTTTTTTCTCACCATACTCTATCTGCTCTAATAAGTTTTCTATATGTAGCATATTATGTAAGTAAAGATTAGTGTTATAAATTTACGATTTTTTATTGGTATAAAATGTTGTTTATAAGCTTATTAATGGGATTAAATATTCGGGGGTGTTAATTTTTTATAACAGCGAATTACATTCTATATATTAATGTTATCTTGTGTCATATCATTTTAATTGAATATTTATATGAATAATAATATACCATACTCATTCTTAGATCTTGCGATTATAGGAGAAGAGACAACAACAACTGAGACCTTGCAGAATGTTCTAAAAGTAGCACGACATATAGAAGAAGTTGGCTTTAATAGACTTTGGTTAGCAGAACATCATAATATGCCACATATAGCATCTTCTGCCACATCTGTTTTGATAGGGTATTTGGCAGGGGGGACATCTACATTGAGAGTAGGATCTGGAGGAGTGATGTTGCCTAATCATCCTTCTTTAGTTATCGCTGAGCAGTTCGGAACCTTAGAGGCTTTATATCCTGGTAGAATAGATCTTGGATTAGGTAGAGCACCAGGTACAGATCAGGCTACAGCTCTTGCTTTAAGACGTAACGATATGCATGCAGCTAATTATTTTCCACAACAGATAGAGGAGTTAAAGCGGTTTTTTAAAGTAAATGAGGGAGCTAAGGTAAGAGCATTTCCAGGTGAGGGATGCGAAATACCGATGTGGATATTAGGATCTAGTACAGATAGTGCATATTTAGCAGCAGAATTAGGTTTGCCGTATGCGTTTGCGAGTCATTTTGCTCCAGATCATTTATTGCAAGCTGCTAATATTTATAGAAAAAACTTTGTTCCTTCTGCACAATTAGATAAACCTTATTTTATGCCTTGTGTGAATGCTATTGTAGCAGATACGAATGAAAAAGCTGAACAATTAGCCACATCATTTTATAAAATGTTTTTAGGAATTATTAGAAATGATAGAAAACCACTCCAAAAACCTTGTGAGTCTATGGATGGCAATTGGACAGATTATGAAGAGTTCATTGTAAAACAAAAAACATTCTTCTCTTTTATAGGTGATAAAGAAAAAGTGAAAAGTGGTTTAACAGATTTCTTTAATACAATCGAAGTTGAAGAGATTATGATAACTACTCCTATATATAAGACTGAGGACAGATTGAGAAGTGTTGAGTTATTTGCTGAAATTATGAAGGGCAAATAATTGAGAACTTACTTGAGTGAAAAATAATAAGAGAGATAACTGTATAAATAAAATGAGAAATATTGTTTTAATAATTGGGGTGCTTAGTTTTTTCTTGGCTTCATGTAGTGAGTCTATAAAAACAAAAGAAGTAACCATTGATAATGTAGCTACCATCGAGGTATCTGATAGGCTTTTGCCAGCTAAGAATCTTAATAAAGAGGCTATTCTTCAGATGGAGGATAAGAAGGATGATTTCTATATGGTGATAGTAGAGGATAATAAGGTAGAGTTCCAACAATTAGTGGAAGAGGTGTATGGAAATCCTACTCCAGACTTTAAGATTTATGCCGAATTAGCAAATTCTTCTATCTCTACAAGCTTAAACTTAAAACAAGAAGCTTCATTAGAACAGACCAATGTTAATGGACTATCTGCATATCTGACTAGTTATGATGGAGATTTAAATGAAACTCCTGTACATTATAAGTTAGCTTGTATTGAAGGGAAGGATAGGTATTATCAAATTGTAACTTGGACGACGATGACAAAGAAAAAGAAGTATGAGAATGCAATGACGTCAATGCTTGAGTCCTTTAAAGAAAAGAAATAATTATAGAGTAAAGCTCTTGCCAGCCAGCAAGAGCTTTTTTTATTAAAGAATGTGTTACCTACAGCCCTAGACTATATAGTCTAGGGCTTTTTTATTGCCACTATAAGTTAACCCTCTTCAAGAGTGCGACAAGACCTCTTCAATATTGGTTCAAGAAAGAGGTTCTCAGGTAGAGTAATCTTGGAGAAATGTTGAAGCGGTGTTGAAGAAGTAGGTATAAAGGCTTGTTATTACTGGGATTGTGAAGTGTTGTGTTTTTAGAAAGAGAGTATAGATAATAATCTTTACTTGTTGATAAACAGTTATTTGTGTTGTTTTTTGCTCAATATGAGAATAAAAAAGTGTGCCTGTTTTTCTTCAAAACAAGGATATAGGTACTTTATAAGGGGCTTTTCTTCTAAAAACACATACCTATATAAGTATAGAGACTATAAAAAAGAGCACAAAACACCTTTATGTAGGATAAAGTAATATCTATACATAGACAGAAAGGGGATATGAAGGCATATTCTCAATTATTACATATATACAATAGAGTACAATATTAAATACATTCCGCGATCCAATCTTACATATATATAGTATAGAGATAGCATAAGGCTATAATCTTTAAAAAAAGACAAAAAAACTTTCACTCGTAAAAGGTGATATAATAGAGAGTTATGAAATACTTTTCAAAAACCTTTAAAAAAAGGCAAAGATAAGTTTGGAAGTAATGGAAAAGATACTACTTTTGCATCCGCATTAGAGAAGTGATAACGACTCTAGAGGCAGACGATCATAAACAAAAAGTGAAGCAAGAACGACTAAAAAATAAGCTTTAAAAAATTTATAAAAATAAATTTGGATAAGTAAAAAATAAGGTAGTATCTTTGCAGTCCGCTTCAGTAAAAATGGGAGTTGAGCGAAAAAATAAAGAAAAATATTTTCAAAATAAGTTTTGCTAATTCAAAATAAGTTTTTACTTTTGCACTCGCTTTGAAAAACAAGTGAGACTTAGAAATAAGAAGACAACGTTCATAAACATATTGGATTGACAGCATACAAATAAGAGAGTAAGGCAAATCGCAAGATTTGGGATTATACTTTTTTAATTTACGAAATTAAAAATATACGATGAAGAGTTTGATCCTGGCTCAGGATGAACGCTAGCGGCAGGCCTAACACATGCAAGTCGAGGGGTAGAAAGAGCTTGCTTTTTTGAGACCGGCGCACGGGTGAGTAACGCGTATGCAACCTACCTTATACAGGGGAATAGCCCGAAGAAATTCGGATTAATGCTCCATGGTTTATCGATATGGCATCGTATTGATAATAAAGATTTATCGGTATAAGATGGGCATGCGTATCATTAGCTAGTTGGTGTGGTAACGGCATACCAAGGCGACGATGATTAGGGGTCCTGAGAGGGAGATCCCCCACACTGGTACTGAGACACGGACCAGACTCCTACGGGAGGCAGCAGTGAGGAATATTGGTCAATGGAGGCAACTCTGAACCAGCCATGCCGCGTGCAGGATGACGGTCCTATGGATTGTAAACTGCTTTTGTACAGGAAGAAACCTCTCTACGTGTAGAGACTTGACGGTACTGTAAGAATAAGGATCGGCTAACTCCGTGCCAGCAGCCGCGGTAATACGGAGGATCCGAGCGTTATCCGGAATTATTGGGTTTAAAGGGTTCGTAGGCGGCTTTGTAAGTCAGTGGTGAAATTTCCTAGCTTAACTAGGACACGGCCATTGATACTGCAGAGCTTGAATAATATGGAAGTAACTAGAATATGTAGTGTAGCGGTGAAATGCTTAGATATTACATGGAATACCAATTGCGAAGGCAGGTTACTACGTATTTATTGACGCTGATGAACGAAAGCGTGGGGAGCGAACAGGATTAGATACCCTGGTAGTCCACGCCGTAAACGATGGATACTAGCTGTTCGGTTTTCGGACTGAGTGGCTAAGCGAAAGTGATAAGTATCCCACCTGGGGAGTACGTTCGCAAGAATGAAACTCAAAGGAATTGACGGGGGCCCGCACAAGCGGTGGAGCATGTGGTTTAATTCGATGATACGCGAGGAACCTTACCAGGGCTTAAATGTAGATTGACAGATTTGGAAACAGATTTTTCTTCGGACAATTTACAAGGTGCTGCATGGTTGTCGTCAGCTCGTGCCGTGAGGTGTCAGGTTAAGTCCTATAACGAGCGCAACCCCTATTGTTAGTTACCAGCGCGTTAAGGCGGGGACTCTAGCAAGACTGCCGGTGCAAACCGTGAGGAAGGTGGGGATGACGTCAAATCATCACGGCCCTTACGTCCTGGGCTACACACGTGCTACAATGGCAAGTACAGAAAGCAGCTACCTGGCAACAGGATGCGAATCTCCAAAGCTTGTCTCAGTTCGGATTGGAGTCTGCAACTCGACTCTATGAAGCTGGAATCGCTAGTAATCGGATATCAGCCATGATCCGGTGAATACGTTCCCGGGCCTTGTACACACCGCCCGTCAAGCCATGGAAGCTGGGGGTACCTGAAGTCGGTGACCGCAAGGAGCTGCCTAGGGTAAAACTAGTAACTAGGGCTAAGTCGTAACAAGGTAGCCGTACCGGAAGGTGCGGCTGGAACACCTCCTTTCTAGAGAATAATTAATAAGTATGATACTTTACTCTCGCTGTTAATACCAAAAAAAAGAATAAAAGAATTAAGTAATACAGAGTCTCGTAGCTCAGCTGGTTAGAGTACTACACTGATAATGTAGGGGTCGGCAGTTCGAGTCTGCCCGGGACTACTAGTTTACTAATTTGATAAGGAAATACTAGAGGTTAGCTAACCGTTTTAAAGGTAGTGATACCGATAGATAAAACGGGGGATTAGCTCAGCTGGCTAGAGCGCCTGCCTTGCACGCAGGAGGTCATCGGTTCGACTCCGATATTCTCCACAAGGACAAAAGTCCACAAGTTCATTGACATATTGATAAAACTTAACTAACAAAACAGTTAGAAAGAATAAAAAGATATAGAAATATATAGAAAGTACGATTCGAAAGAATTGTAAGCACATAAGCAAAATAAGGGCGTATGGGGAATGCCTAGGCTCTCAGAGGCGAAGAAGGACGTGATAAGCTGCGAAAAGCTACGGGGATTGGCACACACGAGTTGATCCGTAGATATCCGAATGGGGCAACCCACTATATTGAAGATATAGTATCCTAATAGGAGGCGAACCCGCTGAACTGAAACATCTAAGTAGGCGGAGGAGAAGAAAACAAAAGTGATTCCGTAAGTAGTGGCGAGCGAACGCGGAATAGCCCAAACCAAAGTTGTTACGGCAATTTTGGGGTTGTAGGACCACGACATTTCTTGCGGATTTAATGAGAATTACCTGGAAAGGTAAACCGAAGAGGGTGATAGTCCCGTATTGGTAAGAGAAGATAAGAATAGTGGTATCCTGAGTAGGTCGGGGCACGTGAAACCTTGATTGAAACTGGCGGGACCATCCGCTAAGGCTAAATACTCCTGAGAGACCGATAGTGAACCAGTACCGTGAGGGAAAGGTGAAAAGAACCGTGAATAACGGAGTGAAACAGATCCTGAAACCATACGCCTACAAGCGGTCGGAGCTTCTTTGTGGGGTGACGGCGTGCCTTTTGCATAATGAGCCTACGAGTTACCGTTGCTGGCAAGGATAAGTGATTAAGTCATGGATCCGTAGCGAAAGCGAGTCTTAATAGGGCGCTTTAGTCAGTAGTGGTAGACGCGAAACCGTGTGATCTACCCATGGGCAGGTTGAAGTTTAGGTAACACTAAATGGAGGACCGAACCGTTTAACGCTGAAAAGTTTTCGGATGACCTGTGGGTAGGGGTGAAAGGCCAATCAAACTCGGAAATAGCTCGTACTCCCCGAAATGCATTTAGGTGCAGCGATAATCGATAGTTACTTAGAGGTAGAGCTACTGATTGGATGCGGGGGCTTCACCGCCTACCAATTCCTGACAAACTCCGAATGCTAAGTAATGATAATTATCAGTGAGGGCATGGGTGCTAAGGTCCATGTCCGAGAGGGAAAGAACCCAGACCATCAGCTAAGGTCCCCAAATGTATGCTAAGTTGAAAAAACGCGGTTTGATTGCCCAGACAGCTAGGATGTTGGCTTGGAAGCAGCCATTCATTTAAAGAGTGCGTAACAGCTCACTAGTCGAGCGATCGAGCATGGATAATAATCGGGCATAAGTATACTACCGAAGCTATGGATTTGCGCATTTAGTTGCGTGAGTGGTAGGGGAGCATTCTAACGGCGCAGAAGGTGATTTGTGAGAATTGCTGGAGCTTTTAGAAAAGAAAATGTAGGCATAAGTAACGATAAGGGGTGCGAGAAACACCCCCGCCGTAAGACTAAGGTTTCCTCAGCTATGCTAATCAGCTGAGGGTTAGTCGGGACCTAAGGCACACCCGAAGGGGGACGTCGATGGCCAACGGGTTAATATTCCCGTACTACTAATAATTGTGATGGAGTGACACAGTGATGAAAGCACCGCGAACTGACGGAATAGTTCGTTGAAGCACGTACCTATAGGTTTGATAGTAAAATGCGTCAGACTTGGAGAAATGCGATAGTACTTTGAGTCTTCGGACAACGAGATAGTGTGCCTAAGGGCTGTCAAGAAAAGCTTCTAAACTTAGATTATTAGTACCCGTACCGTAAACCGACACAGGTAGTCGAGGAGAGTATCCTAAGGCGCTCGAGAGATTCATGGCTAAGGAACTAGGCAAAATAGACCTGTAACTTCGGGAGAAAGGTCGCCAGCGCAAGCTGGCCGCAGTGAAAAGGTCCAGGCGACTGTTTATCAAAAACACAGGGCTCTGCAAAATCGTAAGATGACGTATAGGGCCTGACACCTGCCCGGTGCTGGAAGGTTAAGAGGAGATGTTATCGATGAGTAATTGTTGAGAAGCATTGAATTGAAGCCCCAGTAAACGGCGGCCGTAACTATAACGGTCCTAAGGTAGCGAAATTCCTTGTCGGGTAAGTTCCGACCTGCACGAATGGTGTAACGATCTGGACACTGTCTCAGCCATGAGCTCGGTGAAATTGTAGTATCGGTGAAGATGCCGATTACCCGCAGTGGGACGAAAAGACCCTGTGCACCTTTACTATAGCTTAGTATTGTTCTTGGATAAGTGATGTGTAGGATAGGTGGGAGACTGTGAAATGGCGTCGCTAGGCGTTGTGGAGTCATTGTTGAAATACCACCCTTTGCTTATTTGAGATCTAACTCCCTGATTGGGGAGGACATTGCTTGGTGGGTAGTTTGACTGGGGTGGTCGCCTCCAAAAGAGTAACGGAGGCTTCTAAAGGTTCCCTCAGCACGCTTGGTAACCGTGCGTAGAGTGCAATGGTATAAGGGAGCTTGACTGAAAGACTAACAAGTCGAACAGGTACGAAAGTAGAGCATAGTGATCCGGTGGTTCCGCATGGAAGGGCCATCGCTCAAAGGATAAAAGGTACGCCGGGGATAACAGGCTGATCTCCCCCAAGAGCTCATATCGACGGGGGGGTTTGGCACCTCGATGTCGGCTCGTCACATCCTGGGGCTGGAGAAGGTCCCAAGGGTTGGGCTGTTCGCCCATTAAAGTGGCACGCGAGCTGGGTTCAGAACGTCGTGAGACAGTTCGGTCTCTATCTACTGTGGGCGTTAGAAATTTGAGTGGATCTGATTCTAGTACGAGAGGACCGAATTGGACCAACCTCTAGTGCATCTGTTGTCTCGCCAGGGGCATCGCAGAGTAGCTACGTTGGGAAGGGATAAGCGCTGAAAGCATATAAGTGCGAAACCCACCACAAGATGAGATTTCTTTAAAGGGTCGTTGGAGATTACAACGTTGATAGGCTATAGATGTAAAGACAGTAATGTCAAAGTCGAGTAGTACTAATAACCCGTAAGCTTATGTGAATCTCCCCTTGTTTTTAACAAGGGGAGGGCAACTTTCTAAATTATAGTTAAGTTTAAAATATCAATATAGTTAAAAATATTAGTTACGTTAAAGTAACAACCGATTTAAGGTGGTTATTGCAGCGGGGCTCACCTCTATCCATTTCGAACAGAGAAGTTAAGCCCGCTAGCGCAGATGGTACTGCTAACCAGTGGGAGAGTATGTCGCCGCCTTTCTTTATAGAATCCCTAATCTCGTATGAGGTTGGGGATTTTTTTGTTTATATATTATTTCTTTTAAAAGAATTTGCAAAATAAAACTACTTTTTTTGTAACGTTTCATTCTATTGTATACTTACTATGTATATGATAACCTTATTAATACTTTATATTTATGAAACGTATACTTATTCTTATTTTATTATTTGTTTTTGCTAGTTTTAATTGTGTTGCTCAAGATCATAGTGAATCTGGAAAAAGCCTATTATGGGAAGTGTCTGGTAAAGATTTAAATGAGCCTTCTTATGTTTTAGGTACATTTCATATTTTATGTAAAGATGAATTGATTATTAGTGATAAAGTTCAGAAAGCTTTAGATAGAACTAAGCAATTAGCTCTAGAGGTTAACTTTAGTGACCCTGTTGAATTAGCATATATGCAGAAGATGTTTATATCAGAGCAATCCTTGTCTTCACAATTATCTCAAAAAGAGTTAGCTGAATTTTCGGCTATTCTGAAGGAAGAATATAATTTGGAACTAGAGCAAGTAAATAACTTTTCAACTATAGCTTTGGTTGGATTAATGATGTCTAAGTTAGTGACATGTGAAGTTAAAGGATATGATTTAGAACTTTTTGAAAAAGCGCTACAAACTAATAAAGTTGTAATTGGTTTAGAACATTTCATTGATCAACAGAAAGTAATGGAAAATATATATTCACCTAAAGAATTGGTTGGACAGTTTAAGGAAGTTAATGCTTATAAGGAGAATTATAATGAGATGAAACAAGCTTTCTTAGATGAAGATGTTGAAGTATTGTATGAATTTGGAACTGATCCTAAGTTTGTACCTATAGAGTTTAAGAAAGACTTATTAGATAATAGAAATGTGAAATGGGTAGCTAAGATGCCAGAAATAATGAAGGAGAAGGCAACAGTATTTGCTGTAGGAAGTGCTCATCTGGGTGGAGAATATGGAGTATTGAAGTTATTAGAAAAAGAAGGATATAAAGTAAAAGCTGTTTATAATTAGTTAATGTGAGCAAGATTTTAGAACGAACCTTTCTAGATCAAATTGAAAAGCATAAAGGTATTTTATATAAAGTATCTAAGATGTATATGGATAACCAAGAGGATCAAAATGATCTCTATCAAGAAATCATTTTACAATTGTGGAAATCCTATACTCGTTTTCAAGGGCACAGTCAATTTTCTACTTGGATGTATAGAGTGGCTTTAAATACAGCTATTACTTATTTTAAGAAAGCTAAGCATGTAGTTGAACGAAATGAGGCTTTTGATGATAAAGTTAAGAATCTACAGTCAAGTGAAGTTGATATGGTGGTAGAAAGCCAAGTACAATATTTATACAATGCCATCTATCTATTAAATGATGTAGAAAAGGCATTGATATTTTTGTATTTAGAAGGATTCTCTCATCAAGATATAGGAAGAAATCTTGGTATTTCCGAAGGAAATGCTAGGGTAAAACTCAATAGAACAAAAAGTAAATTACAAGTAATAATTAAAGATCAAGGCTATGAATTTAGATGATTTAAAGAAGTCATGGCAGGAACAGGAACTGCCTAATGATGTAGTAGCGTCTGAGAAGCTTAATGAAAAAGTAGGTCGTTTACCATTAGACAAGATAAGGGGAAATGTCAAAAAAGAGATTTGGATACAGGTTTTGAGTATTGTTTTTATAGCTTTTACTCCTCGTTTTTTTCATATAGATGATACTAGGATAGGAGGTTTTTATCTTTTCTATGGAGTATTTGTACTTATAATGGGATACTATATTTGGAAGATGTATCGCTTCTATAGAACATCTGATTTGTTAGAATTAAACAGTAGAGACAGTGTATATGATAGTTATTATAATGTAAAACTTTATATTCAAATGTATGAGAATTTTTGTTATTCACTTATTCCTTTTGGTATTTTGTTGCTTTTAGCTGTATCTCCTTCATCTCAATTAGATCTTATCTTAGGAGGTGACTTACATGCTTTAAAGTATTTAGGAATAGTGTCTATTATTATGGTCGTTCTAATTTACTTTATTGCTAAGTATTGGATTAAAAAACTATATGGACAATACCTAAAACAGATAGAAGATACCTTAAATCAGTTTAAGGAACAAGAATAAAAAAATCCCGATTACTATCGGGATTTTTTGTTTGTATTAAGTTATATAAACTTCATCTTTTGAATTCTTACAGCGTTAAGGATTGCTAGTAAGGCAACTCCTACATCTGCGAATACTGCTTCCCACATCGTGGCTACTCCACCTGCACCTAGTATAAGTACTATCACTTTAACCACTAAGGCTAATGTAATATTCTGAATTACTATTTTACGTGTTTCTTTACCTATATGTATTGCAGTCGCAATCTTAGATGGTTGGTCAGTCTGTATTACTACGTCGGCTGTTTCTATAGCTGCATCACTTCCTAATCCTCCCATTGCAATACCTACATCACTTAAAGCAAGTACAGGTGCGTCATTTATTCCATCTCCTACGAAAGCGATTGACATATTCGGATGTTCTTTTTTAAGCTTTTCTACTTGCTCTACCTTACCTTCAGGTAGCAAACCTCCTAATGCTAGATCTATATTAGTTTCTTTAGCTACTTTTTGAGTGATTGTATTTTTATCACCGCTAAGCATTACAGTTTTCTTTACTCCAAGGGATTTCATCAGCTTGATTGCATCCTTAGAATCAACCTTAATCTGATCAGCAATTGTTATATATCCACTGTATTCTTTATTTATAGCAACGA
It encodes the following:
- a CDS encoding MBL fold metallo-hydrolase, producing MKKIISSLLLLSSTFCLAQNLEIIPLGVYGGGDESNLSSYLIGVENTNSYLALDAGTIHSGINKAIEEKTFSVDNSTVLREYIKGYFISHGHLDHLSGLIINSPEDSSKPIYGLPFVIDIFKNNYFTNASWANFGNEGEKPILGKYKYTRVKPSQSFNIENTSLSGEVFELSHVNPQLSSAILVRNNDEYVLYFGDTGADRVEKTTKLNYIWEYIAPLIINKNLKTILLEVSFPNSQPEDKLFGHLTPKLLNEELGNLANHVGKENLKGLNIIITHLKPSGTAINTIKQELATQNDYNVNFIFPVQGQKVNLK
- a CDS encoding cupin domain-containing protein, with translation MLHIENLLEQIEYGEKKPAIKILVDNDFSKEIRIVFKKGQEMKEHKTSFPIVVEIVKGTITFGVEGKPYELKEGHLIALDPNIPHDLIALEDSIVRLTLHKSDQVTRVMNVIKD
- a CDS encoding LLM class flavin-dependent oxidoreductase; this translates as MNNNIPYSFLDLAIIGEETTTTETLQNVLKVARHIEEVGFNRLWLAEHHNMPHIASSATSVLIGYLAGGTSTLRVGSGGVMLPNHPSLVIAEQFGTLEALYPGRIDLGLGRAPGTDQATALALRRNDMHAANYFPQQIEELKRFFKVNEGAKVRAFPGEGCEIPMWILGSSTDSAYLAAELGLPYAFASHFAPDHLLQAANIYRKNFVPSAQLDKPYFMPCVNAIVADTNEKAEQLATSFYKMFLGIIRNDRKPLQKPCESMDGNWTDYEEFIVKQKTFFSFIGDKEKVKSGLTDFFNTIEVEEIMITTPIYKTEDRLRSVELFAEIMKGK
- a CDS encoding TraB/GumN family protein: MKRILILILLFVFASFNCVAQDHSESGKSLLWEVSGKDLNEPSYVLGTFHILCKDELIISDKVQKALDRTKQLALEVNFSDPVELAYMQKMFISEQSLSSQLSQKELAEFSAILKEEYNLELEQVNNFSTIALVGLMMSKLVTCEVKGYDLELFEKALQTNKVVIGLEHFIDQQKVMENIYSPKELVGQFKEVNAYKENYNEMKQAFLDEDVEVLYEFGTDPKFVPIEFKKDLLDNRNVKWVAKMPEIMKEKATVFAVGSAHLGGEYGVLKLLEKEGYKVKAVYN
- a CDS encoding RNA polymerase sigma factor; the encoded protein is MYMDNQEDQNDLYQEIILQLWKSYTRFQGHSQFSTWMYRVALNTAITYFKKAKHVVERNEAFDDKVKNLQSSEVDMVVESQVQYLYNAIYLLNDVEKALIFLYLEGFSHQDIGRNLGISEGNARVKLNRTKSKLQVIIKDQGYEFR